In the Candidatus Hydrogenedentota bacterium genome, one interval contains:
- a CDS encoding radical SAM protein, whose protein sequence is MFDRFNRKIDYLRISVTDKCNLRCTYCMPPEGVPPIGHECMLRFEEIAEVARTAVELGITKVRVTGGEPLVRRGIVALIEMLSRMEGIADFAMTSNGTRLAEFARPLVEAGLHRVNVSLDTVDPARYAAITRGGDVHRVLEGIRAAREAGLAPIKLNCVVQDSPDEPDARGVAAYARQEGLEVRYIRRMNLEIGDFSVVIGGSGGDCARCNRLRLSCDGMIRPCLFNDIQFGVRELGAREAILRAVAEKPLCGQTSRGHFNSIGG, encoded by the coding sequence GTGTTCGACCGATTCAATAGGAAGATCGACTATCTCCGGATCTCCGTAACGGACAAATGCAACTTGCGTTGCACCTACTGCATGCCGCCCGAGGGCGTCCCTCCCATCGGACACGAATGCATGCTTCGCTTCGAGGAGATCGCCGAAGTGGCCCGGACCGCCGTGGAACTGGGCATCACCAAGGTCCGCGTGACGGGCGGCGAACCGCTCGTCCGGCGCGGCATCGTCGCGTTGATTGAAATGCTGAGCCGCATGGAAGGCATCGCGGACTTCGCCATGACTAGCAACGGCACGCGCCTGGCCGAATTCGCGCGCCCACTTGTCGAAGCTGGTCTTCACCGCGTGAACGTCAGTCTCGACACGGTCGATCCGGCCCGTTACGCGGCCATTACGCGCGGCGGCGACGTACACCGTGTTCTCGAAGGCATCCGCGCGGCCCGCGAGGCCGGGCTGGCCCCCATCAAGCTCAATTGCGTCGTTCAGGACTCACCCGACGAACCCGATGCGCGCGGTGTCGCGGCCTATGCCCGGCAGGAGGGGCTGGAGGTGCGCTATATCCGGCGGATGAATCTCGAAATTGGGGATTTCTCGGTCGTGATCGGCGGAAGCGGCGGGGATTGCGCGCGCTGCAATCGCCTGCGGTTGTCATGCGACGGCATGATCCGCCCGTGCCTCTTCAACGACATCCAATTCGGCGTCCGCGAACTGGGCGCGCGCGAGGCCATTCTGCGCGCCGTGGCGGAGAAACCCTTGTGCGGCCAGACGAGCCGTGGCCATTTTAACAGCATAGGAGGATGA
- the moaC gene encoding cyclic pyranopterin monophosphate synthase MoaC — protein MKVKKLSHLDNEGRARMVDVSGKPVQRRVARAHGRIHLLPETITLVRENHIKKGDVLAIAEIAGIQAAKRTCDLIPLCHTVNIGSVRVHAMLESDGVAVESEAVATDKTGVEMEALTAVSVALLTVYDMCKAVDKRMIIGEIALIEKRKDPIGQE, from the coding sequence ATGAAGGTGAAAAAGTTGTCCCATCTCGATAACGAAGGCCGCGCGCGGATGGTGGATGTGAGCGGGAAACCCGTGCAGCGCCGTGTTGCGAGGGCACACGGCCGCATTCATTTATTGCCGGAGACAATAACCCTCGTCCGAGAGAACCACATCAAGAAAGGCGATGTGCTCGCCATCGCCGAGATCGCCGGCATCCAGGCCGCGAAACGCACCTGCGACCTGATTCCGCTTTGCCACACGGTCAATATCGGCAGTGTCCGTGTCCATGCCATGCTCGAATCGGACGGAGTCGCCGTCGAGAGCGAAGCCGTCGCGACGGACAAGACCGGCGTCGAGATGGAAGCCTTGACGGCCGTAAGCGTCGCGCTGTTGACCGTGTACGACATGTGCAAGGCCGTGGACAAACGGATGATTATCGGGGAAATCGCCCTTATCGAGAAGCGGAAAGATCCAATCGGGCAGGAGTAA
- a CDS encoding DUF1559 domain-containing protein yields MLTRRNGFTLIELLVVIAIIGILAAILLPALARAREAARRSSCQNNLKQLGLVFKMYANEAGAQNFPPQYPGYYPADGADPVPMHTFFWGPAVYPEYMSDYNIIFCPSDPQAGRIKGIIDQLRDLRFKELPQQFRDYSYMYIGWATRSDDDWGIQKNASKDARDSKKVLPENFVTTDIEYIDTQTQETTRLYRLREGVERFFVTDINNPAATAMAQSTIPVIWDMVCQNPSGTGNQFNHVPGGMNCLYLDAHAEWIRYIAHDPNSTTPDPNTYPCTSNLADKLGKGGPTEPTDPATVTVVP; encoded by the coding sequence ATGTTGACGCGAAGGAATGGCTTTACGCTCATAGAACTGCTCGTCGTTATTGCAATCATCGGCATACTGGCGGCCATCCTGCTGCCGGCACTGGCGCGCGCGCGCGAAGCAGCACGGCGTTCTTCGTGCCAGAATAACCTGAAACAGCTCGGCCTGGTATTCAAGATGTATGCAAACGAGGCCGGCGCCCAGAATTTTCCGCCCCAGTATCCGGGCTACTACCCCGCCGACGGCGCGGACCCCGTACCCATGCATACATTCTTTTGGGGGCCTGCCGTCTATCCGGAATACATGTCGGACTACAACATCATCTTCTGTCCGTCCGATCCCCAGGCGGGGCGAATCAAGGGCATCATCGACCAACTGAGAGACCTTCGCTTCAAGGAACTGCCGCAGCAGTTCCGCGATTATTCATACATGTACATTGGGTGGGCGACACGTTCCGACGACGATTGGGGCATCCAGAAGAACGCATCGAAGGATGCCCGCGATAGCAAGAAAGTCTTGCCGGAAAACTTCGTGACCACCGATATCGAGTATATCGACACGCAAACACAGGAAACGACGCGCCTTTATCGTTTGCGTGAAGGCGTCGAACGTTTCTTCGTCACGGACATCAACAATCCCGCGGCTACCGCCATGGCGCAAAGCACGATCCCGGTCATCTGGGACATGGTATGTCAGAATCCAAGCGGGACGGGGAACCAGTTCAACCACGTCCCGGGCGGCATGAACTGCCTCTATCTCGATGCCCATGCCGAATGGATTCGCTATATCGCTCACGATCCCAACTCGACCACACCGGACCCGAACACCTACCCCTGTACAAGCAATCTGGCCGACAAGCTCGGCAAGGGCGGCCCTACCGAACCGACCGATCCCGCCACCGTGACCGTTGTCCCTTGA
- a CDS encoding molybdopterin-dependent oxidoreductase, with product MAASVISAAGAWAEGPARSSETLTIVDLDGTKIPLSVADLRKMPVDIEEELICVGHSSGFIGIFDYSGVRLSELFKKAKAAEAASEYRRENMYVLFRGTDGYQTLASWTELTMTTEGKRVMIAIDKNAEPLPPLEGKFRLILPGDKWVGRSVKCLETIEIRCPDGVVDKKKDDKKEEKKP from the coding sequence TTGGCGGCAAGTGTGATAAGTGCGGCGGGAGCGTGGGCTGAAGGCCCTGCGCGCTCCTCGGAAACGCTGACAATCGTCGACTTGGACGGCACGAAGATCCCTCTGTCCGTGGCGGATCTGCGTAAAATGCCCGTCGACATCGAAGAGGAGTTGATTTGCGTAGGACACTCTTCGGGGTTCATCGGCATCTTCGACTATTCGGGTGTCCGCTTGAGCGAACTGTTCAAGAAGGCCAAAGCCGCCGAAGCCGCGAGCGAGTATCGCCGCGAAAACATGTACGTCCTGTTCCGCGGAACGGACGGCTATCAGACGCTGGCTTCCTGGACGGAGCTCACCATGACGACCGAAGGCAAGCGCGTCATGATCGCCATCGACAAGAACGCGGAACCTCTGCCGCCCCTTGAAGGCAAATTCCGTCTGATCCTGCCCGGCGACAAATGGGTCGGGCGTAGTGTCAAGTGCCTTGAGACTATCGAGATTCGCTGTCCCGACGGCGTGGTCGACAAGAAGAAGGACGACAAGAAAGAAGAGAAGAAACCGTAG
- a CDS encoding molybdopterin-binding protein gives MSCPDTRNGSIVSVNLSERQGTSKQPAPEIVIGEHGVQNDAHAGDWHRQVSLLAAESIERFSGEAGQSFLPGEFAENITTRDIDLLQSAILDRITIGPSVELEVTQLGKKCHGASCAIFQQVGRCVMPKEGIFTRVIRGGVVKPGDAIARVPRTLRCRIVTLSDRASQGVYEDRSGPRIRELLEAFAQEKHWQLDAVSTLMPDDVQQLQNELTAARDAGAHAIFTTGGTGIGPRDIAPEVVTALADKIIPGLMEYIRVKYGADKPNALLSRSVAVVSGKTLIYTLPGSLKAVDEYMAEILKTLEHAIFMLHGLDTH, from the coding sequence ATGTCCTGTCCAGACACGCGCAACGGTTCGATTGTCTCGGTAAACCTGTCCGAACGGCAAGGCACTTCCAAGCAGCCCGCGCCGGAGATTGTCATCGGCGAGCATGGCGTGCAAAACGACGCCCATGCCGGCGATTGGCACCGGCAGGTCAGCCTGCTGGCCGCCGAAAGTATCGAACGGTTTTCCGGCGAGGCCGGCCAATCGTTTCTTCCCGGCGAGTTTGCGGAAAATATCACGACTCGGGACATTGATCTCCTTCAGTCGGCGATCCTTGATCGCATAACCATCGGCCCGTCCGTCGAACTCGAAGTAACGCAACTGGGCAAGAAATGCCACGGGGCGAGTTGCGCCATCTTTCAGCAGGTTGGCCGTTGCGTGATGCCCAAGGAAGGCATTTTCACCCGCGTGATTCGCGGTGGGGTGGTGAAGCCGGGCGATGCCATTGCTCGCGTGCCGCGCACGTTGCGCTGCCGAATCGTAACGTTGAGCGACCGTGCCAGCCAAGGCGTCTACGAAGACCGCAGCGGACCGCGCATTCGCGAACTCCTCGAAGCGTTCGCGCAGGAAAAACACTGGCAACTCGATGCCGTATCTACACTTATGCCGGACGATGTCCAACAATTACAGAACGAATTGACTGCCGCGCGCGACGCCGGAGCGCATGCGATCTTCACGACCGGCGGCACCGGCATTGGCCCGCGCGATATCGCCCCAGAAGTTGTGACCGCTCTTGCCGACAAGATCATACCCGGACTCATGGAATACATCCGCGTCAAGTACGGCGCGGATAAGCCGAATGCCCTCCTTAGCCGTTCCGTGGCCGTTGTTTCCGGAAAAACCCTCATCTACACCCTGCCCGGCAGCCTCAAGGCCGTGGACGAGTACATGGCCGAGATTCTCAAGACCCTCGAACACGCCATCTTTATGCTGCACGGCCTTGACACGCACTGA